One genomic window of Arachis stenosperma cultivar V10309 chromosome 10, arast.V10309.gnm1.PFL2, whole genome shotgun sequence includes the following:
- the LOC130954373 gene encoding UNC93-like protein 1, with amino-acid sequence MGSDSNGNQESGTQIPPSSSLFRYNSPLVQVILIGLVCFCCPGMFNALSGMGGGGQVNSTASNNSLTALYTTFAIFGILGGGIYNLLGPHLTLFAGCSTYVLYAGSFLYYNHYQHQAFAIISGAILGVGAGLLWAAEGAIMTSYPPVNRKGTYISIFWSIFNMGGVIGGLIPFILNYHRKDDAVSVNDGTYIGFMAFMSVGTVLSLAILPARKVIRDDGTRCTNMLYSNVGTEAIEIAKLFYNWKMLLMVPASWCSNFFYTYQFNHVNKTMFTLRTRGLNNVFYWGAQMLGSVGIGYVMDFSFKSRRKRGLVGILVVSVLGTGIWAGALANQIKTPPKILDFKDSGHSFAGPFVLYFSFGLLDSMFQSMVYWVIGALANDSEILSRYTGFYKGIQSAGAAVAWQIDNHNVSSKAQLTVNWILTTISYPMLLVLVLMAVKEDKGEVVVEEPVKQVAPSSADNNNNGSDAK; translated from the exons TCCTTCATCATCACTGTTCAGGTACAATTCACCGTTGGTTCAGGTCATCCTTATTGGCCTAGTCTGCTTCTGCTGCCCCGGAATGTTCAACGCACTTTCCGGCATGGGTGGTGGCGGCCAAGTCAACTCAACCGCCTCTAACAACTCCCTAACCGCACTTTACACCACCTTCGCCATCTTCGGCATTCTCGGCGGCGGCATCTACAACCTCCTGGGACCACACCTCACACTCTTCGCAGGTTGCTCCACCTACGTCCTCTACGCCGGTTCCTTCCTCTACTACAACCACTACCAGCACCAAGCTTTCGCCATAATCTCCGGCGCCATTCTCGGCGTCGGAGCCGGGCTTCTATGGGCTGCAGAAGGCGCCATCATGACCTCTTACCCTCCGGTGAATCGAAAAGGAACCTACATCTCCATCTTCTGGAGCATCTTCAACATGGGTGGTGTTATAGGTGGCCTAATCCCTTTCATCTTGAACTACCATCGCAAAGATGACGCAGTTTCGGTTAACGACGGAACGTATATAGGTTTCATGGCGTTTATGTCAGTGGGAACAGTTCTTTCGCTGGCGATCTTGCCGGCCAGGAAGGTTATTCGCGACGACGGAACTCGGTGCACTAACATGTTGTACTCAAACGTTGGAACGGAGGCTATAGAGATTGCTAAATTGTTTTATAACTGGAAGATGCTTCTCATGGTTCCTGCTTCTTGGTGTAGTAATTTCTTTTACACGTATCAGTTCAACCATGTGAACAAGACCATGTTCACTTTGAGGACAAGAGGGTTGAACAATGTGTTCTATTGGGGGGCGCAGATGTTGGGTTCTGTTGGGATTGGTTATGTTATGGATTTCAGTTTTAAGAGCAGAAGGAAGAGGGGTTTGGTGGGGATTCTTGTGGTTTCTGTTCTTGGTACCGGGATTTGGGCTGGTGCGCTTGCTAATCAGATCAAGACTCCACCAAAGATCTTGGATTTCAAGGACTCTGGTCATTCATTTGCAGGGCCCTTTGTCTTGTATTTTAGCTTTGGTTTGCTCGATTCCATGTTTCAGAGTATGGTCTATTGGGTTATTGGTGCCCTTGCTAATGATTCTGAGATTCTTAGCAG GTATACTGGGTTCTACAAAGGTATTCAAAGTGCAGGAGCAGCAGTTGCTTGGCAAATTGATAACCATAATGTGTCCTCTAAAGCTCAGTTGACTGTGAATTGGATACTAACAACAATAAGTTATCCAATGTTATTGGTTTTGGTGTTGATGGCTGTGAAAGAAGACAAGGGTGAAGTAGTAGTAGAAGAGCCTGTGAAACAAGTTGCTCCTTCATCGGCtgataataacaataatggcTCCGATGCCAAATAA